One segment of Carya illinoinensis cultivar Pawnee chromosome 1, C.illinoinensisPawnee_v1, whole genome shotgun sequence DNA contains the following:
- the LOC122290998 gene encoding uncharacterized protein LOC122290998 — protein MEQKEKKNKKQKHQHPNDQTTKPNSDFSFKPSSDVKGLRFGGQFIVKSFTIRRARPLELLQLLSFSPTHPKPNNNNKLPFPSTTAFLPTNFTILAHHAWHTLTLGLGTKKSKVLLFVFESEIMKTATDRVWPSEIPLGQVNKRLIRGLTGCEMARFKFRKGCITFYVYAVRQVGCFGFSCADDLRTILQSVVALKDFLDHTAMLAMPNQRSISYAPPVAMAH, from the coding sequence atggaacaaaaagaaaagaagaacaagaagcaAAAGCACCAGCACCCAAATGACCAAACCACAAAGCCAAACTCAGATTTCTCTTTCAAGCCGAGCTCCGACGTAAAGGGTCTCCGGTTCGGCGGCCAGTTCATTGTGAAATCGTTCACGATCCGGCGGGCTAGGCCTCTTGAACTTCTACAGCTCCTTTCTTTTTCACCAACCCACCCCAAacccaacaacaacaataaactCCCTTTTCCTTCAACCACTGCTTTCTTGCCCACAAACTTCACGATCTTGGCACACCATGCCTGGCACACCCTCACACTAGGTCTcggcaccaagaaatccaaaGTACTTCTATTCGTCTTCGAATCGGAGATCATGAAGACGGCTACAGACCGTGTTTGGCCATCGGAGATACCGCTCGGACAAGTGAACAAGAGGCTTATCAGGGGCTTGACCGGGTGCGAGATGGCTAGGTTTAAGTTCAGAAAAGGTTGCATAACGTTTTATGTGTATGCGGTTCGGCAAGTGGGCTGCTTCGGGTTCTCATGCGCCGATGATCTAAGGACGATATTACAGTCTGTGGTTGCGCTTAAGGATTTTCTGGACCACACTGCCATGCTCGCCATGCCCAACCAAAGAAGCATCAGCTATGCGCCTCCTGTGGCCATGGCTCActag
- the LOC122291006 gene encoding uncharacterized protein LOC122291006 — translation MDCRVCVATVDWLMMAGGGGVGQIGGAFSHDSEHDLALMVSDFLENGSGGAESRCSSDSDSALPDLSHLAEKIPFCKISVAQYESDLLSVVNSLILSINETDLHFIKSGACNASCIRFSLVKLLRRSGYDAAVCATKWQGSGKVPGGDHEYVDVVNYNSSGTSERLIIDIDFRSHFEIARAVESYDRILNSLPVIYVGSLTRLEQFLQIMVEAARSSLKQNSMPLPPWRSLAYLLAKWQSPYQRRDEQNNGRTNFLDHKQCSEHLKRLQSLLQSEMEVKPIKIDNNRRRKAEQRRRHHL, via the exons ATGGACTGTCGGGTGTGCGTGGCAACCGTGGATTGGTTGATGATGGCCGGTGGTGGAGGTGTGGGCCAGATCGGAGGAGCTTTCAGCCACGATAGCGAGCACGATTTGGCTCTCATGGTTAGCGATTTCTTGGAGAATGGGAGTGGTGGGGCAGAATCTCGGTGTAGCAGTGACAGCGATTCCGCTTTACCCGATCTCTCCCACCTCGCCGAGAAGATTCCG TTTTGTAAAATCTCAGTGGCTCAGTATGAGAGCGACTTGCTATCGGTGGTTAATTCTCTTATATTATCCATTAATGAGACCGACCTTCATTTCATCAAGTCGGGTGCATGCAATGCCAGCTGCATCAGGTTTTCCCTGGTTAAGCTTCTGAGACGTTCTGGCTACGATGCTGCTGTATGTGCAACTAAATGGCAGGGTAGTGGCAAGGTCCCCGGAG GGGATCATGAATACGTTGATGTGGTCAACTACAACAGCAGTGGAACCTCTGAGCGTTTGATCATTGATATTGATTTCCGAAGTCACTTTGAGATAGCTAGAGCTGTTGAATCATATGATAGAATATTGAATTCTCTTCCAGTCATTTATGTGGGCTCCTTGACCAGGTTGGAACAGTTTCTTCAAATTATGGTTGAAGCTGCCAGATCTTCTCTCAAGCAGAACTCAATGCCGCTTCCTCCATGGAGATCCCTCGCATATCTGCTGGCTAAGTGGCAGTCGCCCTACCAGAGACGGGATGAACAGAATAATGGCAGGACTAATTTTCTCGACCATAAGCAGTGCAGTGAACATTTGAAGAGGCTGCAGTCTTTGCTTCAATCTGAAATGGAAGTGAAGCCCATAAAGATTGATAATAACCGGAGGCGGAAGGCGGAACAGCGGCGGAGGCACCATCTTTAG
- the LOC122290993 gene encoding epsin-2-like — MNSDFFHEFKRQASLFLTEKIKTARLALSYVTPAELMTEEATIGNAWPPDTRTMRVISMAAFEVDDFWRITEILHKRFLKFDRKNWRLSYNALILLEYLLTHGPLSVAKEFQRDKDVIKEMASFQYVDERGFNWGLSVKNLSEKVLKLIESETLHKEERARAFKLTHRIERFGSFGHRSSSGDATLEDSSFKTYGRCNSNYNDHQRHEIGYLTSSKSFSIEEGTRRAKGTLKYINSVLRKRENDAESRPGIGDGYTIEDHPLCCNEDQTIVPLLSADE; from the exons ATGAATAGTGATTTTTTTCATGAATTCAAGAGGCAAGCTTCCTTATTCCTTACAGAGAAGATAAAAACTGCCCGGTTGGCGCTTTCCTACGTTACACCTGCTGAACT AATGACCGAAGAAGCGACAATTGGAAATGCATGGCCACCGGACACACGTACCATGAGAGTAATATCCATGGCTGCCTTTGAAGTTGATGACTTTTGGAGAATTACGGAGATTCTTCACAAGAG GTTCTTGAAATTTGATAGAAAGAATTGGCGACTTTCTTATAATGCTCTAATTCTATTGGAATACCTTCTAACCCATGGACCTCTCAGTGTTGCCAAAGAGTTTCAACGCGATAAAGATGTTATTAAGGAGATGGCAAGTTTTCAATACGTGGACGAGAGAGG ATTCAACTGGGGCTTGAGTGTAAAAAACTTATCTGAAAAGGTATTGAAGCTTATTGAAAGCGAAACATTGCACAAGGAAGAGAGGGCTAGAGCTTTCAAGCTAACGCATAGGATTGAACGGTTTGGGAGCTTCGGTCACCGGTCCTCTTCAGGAGATGCAACCTTGGAAGACTCGTCTTTTAAAACGTATGGGAGATGTAATTCTAACTATAATGATCATCAACGTCACGAAATTGGGTATCTGACCTCAAGCAAAAGTTTCTCAATCGAGGAAGGGACTAGAAGAGCAAAAGGTACTCTAAAATATATCAACTCGGTGCTGAGAAAGCGAGAAAATGATGCAGAGTCCCGGCCAGGTATTGGAGATGGATATACCATAGAAGATCATCCACTTTGTTGCAACGAAGATCAGACTATAGTACCTCTGCTGTCAGCAGATGAATGA
- the LOC122290979 gene encoding dolichyl-phosphate beta-glucosyltransferase-like isoform X2: MGFLWSLVALFVAPILVAVFGLLSATLFEAYRRRINNTHVESPAVFEVPNSSKQVPCTHISDPSEKYISLIIPAYNEELRLPGALEETMNYLQQRAAKDESFSYEVVIIDDGSVDGTKRVALDFVRKYTIDKVRLILLGRNHGKGEAIRKGMLHSRGELLLMLDADGATKVNDLEKLENEVYGDVDQASANYLMLCGYAYQIHAFARKECHDGDLAASNSSFRISDIPIAAFGSRAHLEEKALATRKWYRNFLMMGFHLVVLLTAGPGIRDTQCGFKMFTRAAARKLFKNIRLKRWCFDVELVFLCKWFGIPMIEISVNWSEIPGSKVNPLSIPNMLWELALMSVGYRTHMWTTST; the protein is encoded by the exons ATGGGGTTTCTATGGTCGTTGGTGGCGCTCTTCGTCGCCCCCATTCTGGTCGCTGTTTTTGGCTTACTTTCTGCTACCCTTTTTGAAGCTTATCGGAGAAGAATCAACAATAC GCATGTAGAATCTCCCGCAGTCTTCGAGGTCCCCAATTCGTCAAAACAG GTTCCTTGCACCCATATTTCCGATCCATCAGAGAAGTATATATCTTTGATAATCCCTGCATACAATGAAGAGCTTAGGCTTCCTGGAGCTCTGGAGGAAACTatgaa TTATCTTCAACAAAGAGCGGCAAAGGATGAGTCATTTTCTTATGAG GTGGTGATTATTGATGATGGAAGTGTTGATGGGACAAAAAGAGTAGCTCTTGACTTTGTAAGGAAATACACTATAGACAAAGTGAGGCTTATCCTTCTTGGTAGAAATCATGGCAAGGGAGAAGCAATTAGAAAA GGAATGCTTCATTCACGTGGTGAACTGCTTCTAATGCTGGATGCGGATGGAGCAACCAAGGTTAATGACcttgaaaaacttgaaaatgaG GTCTATGGAGATGTTGACCAAGCTTCTGCAAATTATCTGATGTTATGCGGCTATGCCTACCAGATCCATGCTTTTGCCAGAAAGGAGTGTCACGATGGAGATTTAGCAGCTAGCAATTCAAGTTTTAGGATATCTGATATCCCAATTGCCGCATTTGGTTCTCGTGCTCATCTTGAGGAGAAGGCTCTGGCTACA AGGAAATGGTACCGGAACTTTTTGATGATGGGTTTCCATCTTGTGGTGCTCTTAACTGCTGGTCCTGGAATTCGTGACACACAG TGTGGTTTTAAGATGTTTACTAGGGCTGCTGCAAGGAAGCTTTTCAAAAACATCCGTTTGAAGAG GTGGTGTTTTGATGTCGAGTTAGTGTTTCTATGCAAGTGGTTTGGTATCCCAATGATTGAGATATCTGTGAACTGGTCAGAAATTCCTGGGTCCAAGGTGAATCCATTGAGCATACCAAATATGCTTTGGGAGCTTGCACTCATGTCTGTGGGGTATCGGACCCATATGTGGACAACTTCTACTTGA
- the LOC122291002 gene encoding glucan endo-1,3-beta-glucosidase-like: MAIFHPMLPLLLLLHLSTTAYSIGINYGTLGNNLPPPAQVANFLKTQTIIDRIKIFDANPDILRAFANTGISVTVTVGNGEIPALANLANARQWVATHIAPFHPRTRINYIAVGNEIMATADKNLISHLVPTMRTLHQALVLAGIKTIKVTSPHSLGVLSISEPPSAGRFRRGYDRLVFAPMLKFLRETGAPFMVNPYPYFAYSPKMANYALFKRNPGIHDKNTGITYTNMFDGMMDAIHSATKALGFGDVNLVVGETGWPTNCDGYEACSSTHAALFNGHLVRHVSSSRGTPLMPNRRFETYLFSLFDENLKPGPTAERNWGLFRPDFSPIYDIGIMRNRPQPQPPRRNRRAPAGIRRWCVPKRDASNSALQSNIDYVCSSGVDCRPIQAGGACFQPNDVRSHASFVMNALYQKSGRHPYNCDFSHTAVLTSIDPSHGTCKYVA; this comes from the exons ATGGCCATCTTTCACCCCATGCTCCCCCTCCTCCTGCTCCTCCACCTCTCCACCACCGCATACTCCATCGGCATAAATTATGGAACTCTAGGAAACAACCTTCCTCCACCAGCCCAAGTGGCCAACTTCCTCAAGACCCAGACCATCATTGACCGCATCAAAATCTTCGACGCTAACCCCGACATCCTCAGGGCCTTTGCCAACACTGGCATCTCTGTCACCGTGACTGTTGGCAACGGGGAGATCCCCGCCCTCGCCAACCTTGCCAACGCCCGCCAGTGGGTGGCGACCCACATCGCCCCGTTCCACCCGAGGACAAGGATTAATTATATAGCCGTTGGCAATGAAATCATGGCCACCGCAGACAAGAACCTCATCAGCCACCTCGTCCCGACAATGAGGACTCTCCACCAGGCCCTTGTTCTTGCCGGAATCAAGACAATTAAG GTCACATCTCCTCACTCTCTTGGAGTACTTTCAATCTCCGAGCCGCCGAGTGCTGGCAGGTTCAGGCGAGGCTACGACCGGCTCGTATTTGCGCCCATGCTCAAGTTTCTACGTGAAACCGGGGCACCTTTCATGGTCAACCCCTACCCCTACTTCGCCTACTCCCCGAAGATGGCGAACTACGCCCTCTTCAAGCGAAACCCTGGTATCCACGACAAGAACACCGGCATTACCTACACCAACATGTTCGACGGCATGATGGACGCCATCCACTCAGCCACGAAGGCCCTCGGTTTCGGGGACGTGAACTTGGTAGTGGGAGAAACAGGTTGGCCCACCAATTGCGATGGCTACGAGGCTTGTAGCTCGACGCATGCAGCGTTGTTTAACGGGCACTTAGTCAGGCATGTCAGCTCAAGCAGGGGTACACCGTTGATGCCCAACCGAAGGTTTGAGACCTATTTGTTCTCCTTGTTCGACGAAAACCTTAAGCCCGGACCGACCGCTGAGAGGAACTGGGGGTTGTTCAGGCCAGATTTCAGTCCCATTTATGACATTGGGATTATGCGCAACCGGCCGCAGCCGCAG CCTCCTCGTCGTAATAGACGAGCACCCGCAGGCATTAGGAGGTGGTGCGTGCCCAAAAGAGATGCAAGCAATTCAGCGTTACAGTCAAACATAGACTACGTATGCAGCTCAGGTGTGGATTGCAGGCCCATACAAGCTGGGGGAGCCTGCTTCCAACCCAACGATGTTAGGTCCCACGCATCCTTCGTCATGAATGCTTTATATCAGAAGTCTGGTCGCCATCCTTACAACTGTGATTTCTCCCACACTGCAGTCCTCACCTCCATTGACCCAA GCCATGGCACATGTAAATACGTTGcataa
- the LOC122290979 gene encoding dolichyl-phosphate beta-glucosyltransferase-like isoform X3, with the protein MGFLWSLVALFVAPILVAVFGLLSATLFEAYRRRINNTHVESPAVFEVPNSSKQVPCTHISDPSEKYISLIIPAYNEELRLPGALEETMNYLQQRAAKDESFSYEVVIIDDGSVDGTKRVALDFVRKYTIDKVRLILLGRNHGKGEAIRKGMLHSRGELLLMLDADGATKVNDLEKLENEIHAFARKECHDGDLAASNSSFRISDIPIAAFGSRAHLEEKALATRKWYRNFLMMGFHLVVLLTAGPGIRDTQCGFKMFTRAAARKLFKNIRLKRWCFDVELVFLCKWFGIPMIEISVNWSEIPGSKVNPLSIPNMLWELALMSVGYRTHMWTTST; encoded by the exons ATGGGGTTTCTATGGTCGTTGGTGGCGCTCTTCGTCGCCCCCATTCTGGTCGCTGTTTTTGGCTTACTTTCTGCTACCCTTTTTGAAGCTTATCGGAGAAGAATCAACAATAC GCATGTAGAATCTCCCGCAGTCTTCGAGGTCCCCAATTCGTCAAAACAG GTTCCTTGCACCCATATTTCCGATCCATCAGAGAAGTATATATCTTTGATAATCCCTGCATACAATGAAGAGCTTAGGCTTCCTGGAGCTCTGGAGGAAACTatgaa TTATCTTCAACAAAGAGCGGCAAAGGATGAGTCATTTTCTTATGAG GTGGTGATTATTGATGATGGAAGTGTTGATGGGACAAAAAGAGTAGCTCTTGACTTTGTAAGGAAATACACTATAGACAAAGTGAGGCTTATCCTTCTTGGTAGAAATCATGGCAAGGGAGAAGCAATTAGAAAA GGAATGCTTCATTCACGTGGTGAACTGCTTCTAATGCTGGATGCGGATGGAGCAACCAAGGTTAATGACcttgaaaaacttgaaaatgaG ATCCATGCTTTTGCCAGAAAGGAGTGTCACGATGGAGATTTAGCAGCTAGCAATTCAAGTTTTAGGATATCTGATATCCCAATTGCCGCATTTGGTTCTCGTGCTCATCTTGAGGAGAAGGCTCTGGCTACA AGGAAATGGTACCGGAACTTTTTGATGATGGGTTTCCATCTTGTGGTGCTCTTAACTGCTGGTCCTGGAATTCGTGACACACAG TGTGGTTTTAAGATGTTTACTAGGGCTGCTGCAAGGAAGCTTTTCAAAAACATCCGTTTGAAGAG GTGGTGTTTTGATGTCGAGTTAGTGTTTCTATGCAAGTGGTTTGGTATCCCAATGATTGAGATATCTGTGAACTGGTCAGAAATTCCTGGGTCCAAGGTGAATCCATTGAGCATACCAAATATGCTTTGGGAGCTTGCACTCATGTCTGTGGGGTATCGGACCCATATGTGGACAACTTCTACTTGA
- the LOC122290979 gene encoding dolichyl-phosphate beta-glucosyltransferase-like isoform X1 — protein MGFLWSLVALFVAPILVAVFGLLSATLFEAYRRRINNTHVESPAVFEVPNSSKQVPCTHISDPSEKYISLIIPAYNEELRLPGALEETMNYLQQRAAKDESFSYEVVIIDDGSVDGTKRVALDFVRKYTIDKVRLILLGRNHGKGEAIRKGMLHSRGELLLMLDADGATKVNDLEKLENEFKVYGDVDQASANYLMLCGYAYQIHAFARKECHDGDLAASNSSFRISDIPIAAFGSRAHLEEKALATRKWYRNFLMMGFHLVVLLTAGPGIRDTQCGFKMFTRAAARKLFKNIRLKRWCFDVELVFLCKWFGIPMIEISVNWSEIPGSKVNPLSIPNMLWELALMSVGYRTHMWTTST, from the exons ATGGGGTTTCTATGGTCGTTGGTGGCGCTCTTCGTCGCCCCCATTCTGGTCGCTGTTTTTGGCTTACTTTCTGCTACCCTTTTTGAAGCTTATCGGAGAAGAATCAACAATAC GCATGTAGAATCTCCCGCAGTCTTCGAGGTCCCCAATTCGTCAAAACAG GTTCCTTGCACCCATATTTCCGATCCATCAGAGAAGTATATATCTTTGATAATCCCTGCATACAATGAAGAGCTTAGGCTTCCTGGAGCTCTGGAGGAAACTatgaa TTATCTTCAACAAAGAGCGGCAAAGGATGAGTCATTTTCTTATGAG GTGGTGATTATTGATGATGGAAGTGTTGATGGGACAAAAAGAGTAGCTCTTGACTTTGTAAGGAAATACACTATAGACAAAGTGAGGCTTATCCTTCTTGGTAGAAATCATGGCAAGGGAGAAGCAATTAGAAAA GGAATGCTTCATTCACGTGGTGAACTGCTTCTAATGCTGGATGCGGATGGAGCAACCAAGGTTAATGACcttgaaaaacttgaaaatgaG TTCAAGGTCTATGGAGATGTTGACCAAGCTTCTGCAAATTATCTGATGTTATGCGGCTATGCCTACCAGATCCATGCTTTTGCCAGAAAGGAGTGTCACGATGGAGATTTAGCAGCTAGCAATTCAAGTTTTAGGATATCTGATATCCCAATTGCCGCATTTGGTTCTCGTGCTCATCTTGAGGAGAAGGCTCTGGCTACA AGGAAATGGTACCGGAACTTTTTGATGATGGGTTTCCATCTTGTGGTGCTCTTAACTGCTGGTCCTGGAATTCGTGACACACAG TGTGGTTTTAAGATGTTTACTAGGGCTGCTGCAAGGAAGCTTTTCAAAAACATCCGTTTGAAGAG GTGGTGTTTTGATGTCGAGTTAGTGTTTCTATGCAAGTGGTTTGGTATCCCAATGATTGAGATATCTGTGAACTGGTCAGAAATTCCTGGGTCCAAGGTGAATCCATTGAGCATACCAAATATGCTTTGGGAGCTTGCACTCATGTCTGTGGGGTATCGGACCCATATGTGGACAACTTCTACTTGA